From Vigna angularis cultivar LongXiaoDou No.4 chromosome 11, ASM1680809v1, whole genome shotgun sequence:
AAGTTAGCAATTCTTTTGACGTGTTTACCATAGTTTACTATTGAGTATTGAGTGTAAATGAAGGAGCATAACGTTCGTTCAGAAGAAAGCGTAGAAAGGTGCATCTGCTTCATGTGCTTACAGTGAAAACAATGTCTTAGTCTTCACAAGCCATGTGTTTTCCAATTAGATTGTGTGCAGTTCAATTAATGCACTGAACCAATATCAGTAAAACCAAACATAACTTTATCACTAAAATTAAGCCAATTTAACTTCTAAAATCTGCTTTCAAAATACACACATTCTACATTCTACAGTCTATATATAGCAGAAGAAATTGGGTACGTACCTGGCATATATCAGTCTGTGAATCTTCAAGAGCACTGAAGATTTGAACATAACATGGTCAGAATCTGACATAATGTCACATTGTAGTTAACTTTGTATATGTTGTAGTGACTTCGCtgatgatgtttgatttgtATATATAAAGTTCTTACAGTTTTTTCACCATTAACAAAAAAGTCTTGTATGTCATGGAAAATGATAATTTCATGCAGGAGTTTTTGTTCAGAGTGTTGATCATTCTGAGTGTTCTTGCACCTGGATTGAGCAGCACAACAACTACTTTCAATGTTTTGAAATATGGAGCAATTGGAGATGGACAAACCAACGATTCTCCAGTAAATCATAATCATGAACTCtcataattttagttttcacAGATTATTAATTTCTTCCATTCTAAAACAATTCCAAATCATGTTCTTGAAGCCTTATCTATACCTTTTACACAATCTTCCATATACTTTCAACAGGCCTTTCTGAAGGCATGGAAAGACGTTTGTCAGAGCAAGTCACACATATCTCAGCTCATCATACCAGCAAAACGAACATTCATGCTGAAGCCTACTACATTCAGTGGTCCATGCAAATCCAATTACACCTACATTCAGGTACTTATTCTTATTAATCCATAATACTCATTCTCCATCTACTATCCATCATCAACCTttacaaatggttaaaaaacattaactttactgtttcaattttcaTGTAAACTATATTAAGAaatggactttaagtctaattcaattttataaaatcaacttGTAAAACGAGTTTTATATCTACTTATATGTTAGAGGTggactttaagtttaactcaaccccacaaaaccggcttttagagtgaggtttgcacccacttataaagtatgaattgaccttatctctagttcTCCTGTTGacgtgggacttccaacattatatattataaattagttttatcttaCTCAATGTGTAACTCTTAACACACTTCTCTCTCATATCGATATGTATACATCTCGAGTGTGTTTTAGCTTTAACATCTATGAATGATCAACTATGTGGTAGAGAATACATAGATTATTGTATAGACAGTATAAGAGAAGATCCTAAACTGAGTCATATTTCTTggtaaaaatttaagattttgtgGGACCTCAGCTTTCAGGGAACATTGTTGCACCAAAAACAAAACCGGAATATTCTGGATTCCACACGAATACATGGCTTGGCTTCTCATTCATCGATGGTTTAATTATAAGTGGGAAAGGGTCCATTGATGGTCGAGGCTCTATCTGGTGGCAACAACCTTGCTTAGGAAATTCACAACCTGTAAGTAAATATTTAGTAGtgttctttctcttttgttcttgctttctcTATTGTTTTGACTTGTTAATTCCTCATtctattatttaacaatatagGCCAAATTTTCatgatttattttctgtttcagGGGACAACCTGCCGTCCACCAACAGTGAGTAAAAGCTCTTCATACTTTCTTTATTGCTACTCATTATCTAAATAATGATCCAAGCATTTACTGATTACACAATCAAAGATATAATTTGTCTGTTTTATTCTtggaaaaacaaattaatataattaaggaGATAAAGTATTTCTTGATTCACTATATTATATAGCAAACCCATATTGATGgcttttcattaaaaattaaggCAAGGATGACATTCAtgaacaaattaaaattcataagtCTGATGTGCTTCAATTTGTCAGACAGAATTGATAATCATTGCTGATGCttatacaaaatttaagttttggACGTTTTGTTGTTTTCAGCTTTAAAGTTTACCTCATTATTAGCATAAAAAAGTGTGACAACTTTCATTTCCTTCAAGTTAGGATCACTTTATTTATACTTGAAAAAGGTGTTAGGAATTCATGGTAAGTTGAAATCTCATATTAGTTAAAAATGAGTGAGATTACTAATAAACATGGAAAGCTCGGCCAACAATATATTCAATTCGACAGACAGTAAGAAAGCTCGACAGACAACATGAAGCTCGATTGGTAATATAACCAGTTAGCATGAGAGCTCGGCTGGTAGTATAACCAGTCCGATTATATGGTCTGTTTCGGTTTGTGGAATTGAGGTTAAATCTTCTTGCACAAATTGTCTTCTATCTTCATACTTGAATAATTTGACAATAAGTGTGTATTAAAAATAACCAACTATTTGAATatcaaacctatatttatagactTTTGTGATGAGTTTCTGATTAGAGCTAGTCTAATTAGGGTCTATATACTAATAACTTAACTAGGCTAACCTAATAATTCTTGATGACTAACTTTGTTTGTGGTTCAACCGATCGGTTAGCCAGTCGTATTATCGCTGGATGGTCGATTGTTCGGTTTATGGCTAATCAGACGTGATACAGTACATGATCCAAAAATGCAAAGTCGAAAATGTGAAAGTTTTAAGTTAGGAGTGGtgtgatgaattttatataaatttctcTACAGCTTATTGGTATCTAATCTCCTCATGTGTCCCCTCCTAAAAACCTCACAAAAGGCACATTAGAGAGATCTAAAATCTAAATCTAACCTTGTACATATTCCTTGTTACACCTAATAAATTTAGCCCAAACATGCAAAATCAACTCTGCTTTctcaaatattttcattataagCATAAGCACAGCTTTGTGGATGCATAGGCAGTAACATTCAATAGATGCAATCGCCTTCAACTGAAAGGGTATACAAGTATTAATCCTGCAAGAAGTCACATGACTCTAACAAGCTGCCAGAAAGGCACCCTCTCTTTCCTGCGTCTAGTTGCTCCTGGAAATAGCCCTAATACCGATGGCATTGATATTTCTGGCTCTAAAGACATTAAAGTACTTAATTCTTTTATAGCAACAGGTAATTAACTTTACATCTGCATGAAACGTAGCACCAAAAAGTTTTGGTAAAACCTTTGAACTTCTCATAATGACATAATTTAACTACAGGTGATGATTGCATTGCTATTAGTGCTGGATCCTCCAAGATCAGAATAACTGGTATAACATGTGGTCCAGGCCATGGTATCAGGTTAGTTGGTATTtctttatacaaatatattactATGTAAATTATCTTATATATCATCTCTTAATGAAAGATGTTGGTATTTCTTTGTGAGATTGATTTATACTTAAAAGGAAATCACATTTTTGTAGCATTGGATCATTGGGAACACGTGGAGAGACCGACATTGTCGAGGACGTGCATGTGGAGAATTGTACTTTGACTGAAACATTAACTGGAGTAAGAATCAAGACATGGCAGGTAATTGGCGAACAAAAACAATGTAATTAATGAGAGATCTTTTCGTTCTGAGCTCAGATTCTCTACCCAGAAAACCCAGAAGAGAATTTAAATTGGTTTGGTTCCATGCAGAGTTCTGCAACTTGTCATCATGTTGAATAATAGGACTTGTATTATTCTATTTTGCATTAGGGTGGTGCTGGATTTGCCAGGAGGATCTCGTTTGAAAAGATTAAGTTTGTTCGAGCCAATAACCCCATTATCATTGACCAGTTTTATTGCCCTCATAGATCGGACTGCCAAAACAAGGTACCACAAGAAGATAACCTACCAATTTCACTGTTTATCATAACTAAAATTTTACTCCATAATTGAccaacaccattttgttttttctcttatttctctTCAAAGACTGAATCAATCAAGGTAAGTGATATAACTTACAAAGGGATTGTTGGAACATCATTGACGGACAAAGCAATCAACTTGAGCTGTGATGAAAACGTGGGATGCTCCAACATTGTGCTTGATCATGTTTACATAACGTCTGCAGTTCCAGGGCAGAAAGTTTTCTCCTTTTGCCATAATGCACATGGAACAGCCACCCACACCAAACCATCCGTGAAGTGTTTGCTGAAGTAGCCTTCCACAATGATTTATCTCTTGTTTTCAGAAttggcatatatatatatatatatatatatatatatatatatatatatatatatatatgcttattggattttctttttcttttgatcatgGAAGCCATGTAAAAGATCTGTGTTTTGAGTATTGTTATCAGAAgaaatagaattatatatacTTGACAGTATTATATATCCTAAATAATATTGTGACAAATGTTTGTTGACAAACCACATTTTTCTCAAACataaataagatgttaaaacaaaacaataatatatgtaGCTGTAGGGTAGACATATGAAATGATATATAAGGGTGTGAAAATATTATGCCTGAATACATATACGTGTCAACTGATACGTATGATTAGACATTACGCCAATCAAATGTTGTCCTACTTTCGAGTTGTGTTTATTTTGCAACCACGAAATAGATATTGAGATGCAAatgagaataaaagaaaaagaagaaagttgaaggtatatatataatataatgtaatgGATGGTATAATATAATGTAAGGAATTCTATAAGAAGGAAACATATTACCTGATTTAACTACTAGGCAAAAGGAGGGTAGATTGGTTGTTACATTGCAATTGCATGCTAAGAcaacaacatattttattgtttgttttggtgTCTGTGTTGCAACCTGCAATCGCAACCGCATGGGGAAGAAGCCGCCGCACCAGTCCGACATAGAGGCGGCGCGATATCCCCCACCTCCACCGCCTAATTTCTACATTCCACAGCCTCCTCTGTGGTTCTCATGGTTGGTGCCACTCATTTTCTTGGCCAACATTGCCTGCTTCGTCTATACCATGTACGAAAATGATTGCCCTGCCTACTTGAACGACGAGTCTTGCCTTTTCTCTGAATATCTTGGCAGGTTCTCCTTCCAACCCTTCCGGGAAAACCCTCTCCTTGGCCCTGCCATCCGCACGTGagaaattttctcttttctctccctCTCGCTCTCTCTCTCCAAAAGCTTTCTTGCATTCATCATTATCACCATGGATGAACATTGAACAATCTGCATGAAACAATGATTTTCTCTTTGAC
This genomic window contains:
- the LOC108333772 gene encoding probable polygalacturonase At3g15720, with product MEFLFRVLIILSVLAPGLSSTTTTFNVLKYGAIGDGQTNDSPAFLKAWKDVCQSKSHISQLIIPAKRTFMLKPTTFSGPCKSNYTYIQLSGNIVAPKTKPEYSGFHTNTWLGFSFIDGLIISGKGSIDGRGSIWWQQPCLGNSQPGTTCRPPTAVTFNRCNRLQLKGYTSINPARSHMTLTSCQKGTLSFLRLVAPGNSPNTDGIDISGSKDIKVLNSFIATGDDCIAISAGSSKIRITGITCGPGHGISIGSLGTRGETDIVEDVHVENCTLTETLTGVRIKTWQGGAGFARRISFEKIKFVRANNPIIIDQFYCPHRSDCQNKTESIKVSDITYKGIVGTSLTDKAINLSCDENVGCSNIVLDHVYITSAVPGQKVFSFCHNAHGTATHTKPSVKCLLK